One genomic region from uncultured Subdoligranulum sp. encodes:
- a CDS encoding HAMP domain-containing sensor histidine kinase: MKTNGKFSDQRVKKGLFPLSTFVLFFLLFALLTTLQMVMIGQAIDYKSLPARNVLAVLVFWVAAAVCLTLLTGLTIRRHYQKPIEEFSEAARKVAAGDFSVYLPPLHPLDKTTHLDVLFMDFNKMVEELGSIETLKTDFFSNVSHEIKTPLAVIQNNAELLQKKQLTEAQRQECLDTILQATRRLSSLITNMLKLNKLEKQVIQPLPREYDVCSQLCNCALQFENVWEKKQIDFEADLEDRALLCADEGLLELVWTNLLSNALKFTPEGGRVTLTQTSDDREITVTVADTGCGMDEATMQKIFDKFYQGDTSHATEGNGLGLALVRRILELSDGTIAVTSTPGRGSRFTVKIPRSLPREAQPV, encoded by the coding sequence ATGAAAACCAACGGCAAATTTTCCGACCAGCGGGTGAAAAAAGGGCTCTTTCCCCTTTCCACCTTTGTGCTGTTTTTTCTGCTGTTCGCCCTGCTCACCACTTTGCAGATGGTGATGATCGGCCAGGCCATCGACTACAAGAGCCTGCCCGCCCGGAACGTCCTGGCGGTGCTGGTGTTCTGGGTGGCGGCGGCGGTCTGCCTCACCCTGCTCACCGGGCTGACCATCCGCCGGCATTACCAGAAGCCCATCGAGGAATTTTCCGAAGCGGCCCGGAAAGTGGCCGCCGGGGATTTTTCGGTGTATCTGCCGCCCCTGCACCCCCTGGACAAGACCACCCACCTGGATGTTCTCTTCATGGATTTCAACAAGATGGTGGAGGAGCTGGGCAGCATCGAAACGCTGAAAACCGACTTTTTCTCCAACGTCTCCCACGAGATCAAGACCCCACTGGCGGTGATCCAGAATAACGCCGAGTTGTTGCAGAAAAAGCAGCTGACCGAAGCCCAGCGGCAGGAGTGCCTCGACACCATCCTGCAGGCCACCCGGCGGCTGTCCAGCCTGATCACCAACATGCTCAAGCTGAACAAGCTGGAGAAGCAGGTGATCCAGCCGCTGCCCCGGGAGTACGATGTCTGCAGCCAGCTCTGCAACTGTGCCCTGCAGTTTGAAAACGTCTGGGAGAAAAAGCAGATCGATTTTGAGGCGGACCTGGAGGACCGGGCGCTGCTCTGTGCCGACGAAGGGCTGCTGGAACTGGTGTGGACCAATCTTTTGTCCAACGCCCTGAAATTCACGCCGGAGGGGGGACGGGTCACGCTGACCCAGACCTCCGACGACCGGGAGATCACCGTCACGGTGGCCGACACGGGCTGCGGCATGGACGAGGCCACGATGCAGAAAATCTTTGACAAATTCTACCAGGGGGATACCTCCCACGCCACCGAGGGCAACGGCCTGGGTCTGGCGCTGGTGCGGCGCATTCTGGAACTGTCGGACGGCACCATCGCGGTGACCAGCACCCCCGGTCGGGGCAGCAGGTTCACGGTGAAGATTCCCCGATCCCTTCCCCGGGAGGCGCAGCCAGTATGA
- a CDS encoding response regulator transcription factor, translating to MVHILVVEDDARLNRAVCTYLNDSGFSATGCLSARAAYDELYNHLYDLIVSDIMMPEVDGFEFAETVRRVNKAIPILFMSARDDLPAKQRGFRLGIDDYMVKPIELDELILRIRALLRRAHIEMERKLTVGNLTLDADAVTATVAGQEIPVTTREFNILYKLLSYPNKTFSRAQLMDEFWDVDSETSLRAVDVYITKLRDKFSGCDGFAIKTVRGLGYKAVLA from the coding sequence ATGGTCCACATTCTGGTGGTGGAGGACGACGCCAGGCTGAACCGGGCGGTGTGCACCTATCTGAACGACAGCGGTTTTTCCGCCACAGGCTGCCTGTCGGCCCGGGCGGCCTACGACGAGCTGTACAACCATCTGTATGATCTCATCGTATCGGACATCATGATGCCGGAGGTGGACGGTTTTGAGTTTGCGGAGACGGTGCGGCGGGTAAACAAGGCCATTCCCATCCTGTTCATGTCGGCCCGGGACGATCTGCCCGCCAAGCAGCGGGGGTTCCGGCTGGGCATCGACGACTACATGGTCAAGCCCATCGAGCTGGACGAGCTGATTCTGCGCATCCGGGCGCTGCTGCGCCGCGCCCACATCGAGATGGAGCGCAAACTCACGGTGGGCAACCTGACCCTGGACGCCGACGCCGTCACGGCCACGGTGGCGGGGCAGGAGATCCCGGTGACCACCCGGGAGTTCAACATCCTTTACAAGCTGCTGTCCTACCCCAACAAGACCTTTTCCCGGGCGCAGCTGATGGACGAATTCTGGGATGTGGACTCCGAGACCAGTTTGCGGGCGGTGGATGTCTACATCACCAAGCTGCGGGACAAGTTTTCCGGCTGCGACGGTTTCGCCATCAAAACGGTGCGCGGGCTGGGGTACAAGGCGGTGCTGGCATGA
- a CDS encoding CpaF family protein, with translation MTPDRLAALQQAVADSVGRELKVAHMKDEDLRKGIEDLVRSKAAGEYITPTQRLDIVEHIFSSYRGLGGLLDEILQDEEITEVMINGSQNIFVEKKGRLQRLDRHFRDEKELRDIIDRIAKIAKREITDAEPILDARLKDGSRVNVVLNGISLDGSTVTIRKFTKDPMTMQMLMDFGSITPEVDAFLHKLVHARYNIFIAGGTGSGKTTFLNALSNYIPKDERIITIEDSAELQIKEVPNIVRLETRNKTASSDENTEITIRDLIRSSLRMRPDRIIVGEVRGAEALDMLQAMNTGHDGSLSTGHANSAEDMISRLETMVLQGAANLPLKAVRQQIVSAVDIIIHLSRLRDHSRKTMTISEVLPGLDAEGNVRLNPLYKFYEDETSTVKKVSGRLIRTHYPMTQVDKLLRAGYTPRDIPAPNPAEKQWEEKEHQLFVQEEGAAR, from the coding sequence ATGACACCGGATCGTTTGGCGGCTTTGCAGCAAGCAGTGGCGGATTCTGTCGGCCGGGAGCTGAAAGTTGCCCACATGAAAGATGAGGACCTGCGCAAGGGAATTGAGGACCTGGTGCGCAGCAAGGCCGCCGGCGAGTACATCACCCCTACCCAGCGGCTGGATATTGTGGAGCATATCTTCAGTTCGTACCGCGGCCTGGGCGGCCTGCTGGATGAAATCCTGCAGGATGAAGAGATCACCGAAGTGATGATCAACGGGTCCCAGAATATATTCGTGGAAAAAAAGGGCCGGCTGCAGCGCCTGGACCGCCATTTCCGGGACGAAAAGGAACTGCGGGATATCATTGACCGCATTGCCAAGATCGCCAAGCGGGAAATCACCGACGCGGAGCCGATTCTGGATGCGCGGCTGAAGGACGGAAGCCGCGTGAATGTTGTCTTGAACGGCATCTCCCTGGATGGCTCCACCGTCACCATCCGCAAATTCACCAAGGACCCCATGACGATGCAGATGCTCATGGATTTCGGCTCCATCACGCCGGAGGTGGACGCCTTTCTGCACAAGCTGGTCCACGCCCGGTACAACATCTTCATTGCGGGGGGCACGGGCTCCGGCAAGACCACCTTTCTCAACGCCCTGTCCAATTATATCCCCAAGGATGAGCGCATCATCACCATCGAGGATTCGGCGGAACTGCAGATCAAGGAAGTGCCCAACATCGTCCGGCTGGAAACCCGCAATAAGACCGCCTCGTCCGACGAAAATACCGAGATCACCATCCGCGACCTGATCCGCTCCAGCCTGCGCATGCGGCCGGACCGGATCATTGTGGGCGAGGTCCGCGGCGCCGAGGCACTGGACATGCTGCAGGCCATGAATACAGGCCATGACGGCAGCCTTTCCACCGGCCACGCGAACTCCGCGGAGGATATGATCAGCCGGCTGGAAACCATGGTGCTGCAGGGCGCCGCCAACCTGCCTTTGAAGGCGGTCCGCCAGCAAATCGTGAGTGCGGTGGACATCATCATTCATCTGTCCCGCCTGCGGGATCACAGCCGCAAGACGATGACCATCTCGGAAGTGCTGCCCGGCCTGGACGCCGAGGGCAATGTGCGGCTGAATCCCCTTTACAAGTTCTACGAGGACGAGACCTCCACCGTCAAAAAGGTCTCCGGCAGACTGATCCGCACCCACTACCCCATGACCCAGGTGGATAAACTGCTGCGCGCCGGCTATACCCCGCGGGACATTCCTGCCCCCAACCCGGCGGAAAAGCAGTGGGAAGAGAAAGAACATCAGCTGTTTGTTCAGGAGGAAGGTGCTGCCCGATGA
- a CDS encoding type II secretion system F family protein has translation MMIKVIFLAIGTVISVFYILLLLLGSRYDSKIEGLPQEGYSDKELFSAGYLLQYRVPWLSMKSKMGQKLMAQAQILHPENQGRFAEYWARLYWARTLSLSILVMAFVFCAAAWMEGIMVYATLLVGVVGVYAVYNQGANEMANQIKKRSTACLLEFSNVVSKLALLLNCNETIIEAWRTVAYSKTGPIYDLMQDASVDMDNNVPLESAIYNFGVRTASPEIRKFASIIIQNAARGGSDMTVFMRQQAQEMGARRRQLMLQRGDEAAARLLIPTTLILIGIMAIILVAALANMNLSL, from the coding sequence ATGATGATCAAAGTGATTTTCCTGGCCATCGGCACGGTCATCTCGGTGTTCTACATTCTGCTCCTCCTGCTGGGAAGCCGCTATGACAGCAAGATCGAAGGCCTGCCCCAGGAGGGGTACAGCGACAAGGAACTGTTTTCGGCGGGATACCTTTTGCAGTACCGGGTCCCGTGGCTGAGCATGAAGTCCAAGATGGGACAGAAACTGATGGCACAGGCACAGATCCTGCACCCGGAAAATCAGGGGCGCTTCGCAGAGTACTGGGCGCGGCTGTACTGGGCGCGCACACTGTCCCTGTCCATACTGGTCATGGCCTTCGTCTTTTGTGCGGCGGCCTGGATGGAGGGCATCATGGTATACGCCACCCTGCTGGTGGGCGTGGTGGGCGTCTATGCGGTGTACAATCAGGGCGCCAACGAGATGGCCAACCAGATCAAGAAACGCAGTACGGCCTGTCTGCTGGAATTCTCCAATGTGGTGTCCAAACTGGCGCTGCTGCTGAACTGCAATGAAACCATCATCGAGGCCTGGCGCACCGTGGCGTACAGCAAGACAGGCCCCATTTATGATCTGATGCAGGACGCTTCCGTGGATATGGACAACAACGTGCCGCTGGAAAGCGCAATCTATAATTTCGGCGTCCGGACGGCTTCGCCGGAAATCCGCAAGTTTGCAAGCATCATCATCCAGAACGCCGCCCGGGGCGGCTCCGACATGACCGTCTTCATGCGCCAGCAGGCCCAGGAAATGGGGGCCCGGCGCCGGCAGCTGATGCTGCAGCGCGGTGACGAGGCTGCCGCCCGGCTGCTGATTCCCACAACACTGATTCTGATCGGCATCATGGCCATCATCCTGGTGGCGGCTTTGGCCAATATGAATCTGAGCCTGTGA
- a CDS encoding A24 family peptidase: MYLWTILTAVAVAGGVCFSRRQFLALPCRGRGFWLELAGALAAGALIGWFGWLRVDGNPLSCLRLLLAAGAVAGAARCDVKTRTIPNLYPALVLAGFVLCTALDILWQRAQWTAFLGGALGGAVVFGFLRLCSRLSHGGIGGGDIKLIAALTCLIGLYGGFSVLLFAQLSAVAFVLVLLALRRITMKSSIAFAPFFYLGLLITVFLGSF, from the coding sequence ATGTACCTTTGGACGATCCTCACCGCGGTGGCCGTGGCGGGCGGGGTATGCTTTTCCCGCAGGCAATTCCTGGCCCTGCCCTGCCGGGGCCGGGGCTTCTGGCTGGAACTGGCCGGCGCCCTGGCGGCCGGCGCCCTGATCGGCTGGTTCGGCTGGCTGCGGGTGGACGGCAACCCCCTGTCCTGCCTGCGCCTGCTCCTGGCGGCCGGCGCGGTGGCCGGTGCGGCCCGCTGTGATGTGAAAACCCGTACCATCCCCAATCTGTATCCGGCCCTTGTGCTGGCGGGCTTTGTGCTGTGCACGGCACTGGATATCCTGTGGCAGCGCGCCCAGTGGACGGCCTTCCTGGGCGGCGCGCTGGGCGGCGCCGTGGTGTTCGGCTTTCTGCGCCTTTGCAGCCGGCTGTCCCACGGCGGGATCGGCGGCGGCGACATCAAGCTGATCGCGGCGCTGACCTGCCTGATCGGCCTGTACGGCGGCTTCAGCGTCCTGCTGTTCGCGCAGCTCAGCGCCGTGGCGTTTGTGCTTGTCCTGCTGGCGCTGCGCCGCATCACCATGAAGAGCAGCATTGCCTTCGCCCCCTTTTTTTACCTTGGATTGCTGATTACCGTCTTTCTGGGAAGTTTTTGA
- a CDS encoding WG repeat-containing protein: MKQTRLAVIVMLIAVCAFSWFLLGRQLAEGISSVRNLMEQGDSYQERGLYQKAIESYNDAIAQRPSRDLYHSLVQACESYYQEEPTNTVKKTLLAAYQDATAAYPDEVSYWERAAQIYLEEEEFSQAVDTLRQAQRAEVSSDTLSVQWRQAYYSVKERYQKYENITPLEHENAYTVETGDLYGAVDPSGNEVVDMKYRYTGPVGEEGVVLCSTEEGEVRLFDAEGVMIGRFPGTVEQAHAYSEGLVPVRLQGREDWCYLDSNGQEVLGGYLQAGCFQDGTAAVQLDSGAWCLIGTDGTQVGDATWEDVRLDPLGRWLQDDVMLVKTEGSWKIAGSDGAPVEGFSCEDIDICTAGEAIAFCQDGKWGFVQKDGTVLLPPAYEAAHSFSGGVAAVCTGGSWDFIDPQGNVVIDGDFAGAGYFSPDSGTCPVMEHADAPEWYLIAWNVTH, encoded by the coding sequence ATGAAACAAACACGTCTGGCTGTCATTGTCATGCTGATTGCTGTGTGCGCTTTCAGCTGGTTCCTGCTCGGCCGGCAGCTGGCGGAGGGAATCAGCAGCGTCCGGAACCTGATGGAACAGGGCGATTCCTACCAGGAACGGGGACTGTACCAGAAAGCCATTGAATCCTACAACGATGCCATTGCCCAGCGCCCCAGCCGGGATCTGTATCATTCGCTGGTGCAGGCCTGTGAATCCTACTACCAGGAAGAGCCCACCAACACGGTGAAAAAGACCCTGCTGGCCGCTTACCAGGACGCCACCGCCGCCTACCCTGACGAGGTCTCCTACTGGGAGCGCGCTGCGCAGATCTATCTGGAGGAGGAAGAGTTCTCCCAGGCGGTGGATACCCTGCGCCAGGCACAGCGCGCGGAGGTGAGCAGCGATACCCTCTCGGTACAGTGGCGCCAGGCGTATTACAGCGTGAAAGAGCGCTATCAGAAGTACGAGAACATCACCCCGCTGGAGCATGAAAACGCCTATACGGTGGAGACAGGGGACCTGTACGGGGCGGTGGACCCCTCCGGCAATGAGGTTGTGGACATGAAGTACCGGTATACCGGCCCCGTGGGGGAGGAGGGCGTCGTGCTCTGCTCCACCGAGGAGGGCGAAGTCCGGCTGTTTGACGCCGAGGGCGTGATGATCGGGCGCTTCCCGGGGACTGTGGAACAGGCCCACGCCTACAGCGAGGGTCTGGTCCCGGTGCGGCTGCAGGGACGGGAAGACTGGTGCTATCTGGACAGCAACGGCCAGGAGGTCCTGGGCGGCTATCTGCAGGCGGGCTGCTTCCAGGACGGGACCGCCGCGGTCCAGCTGGATAGCGGCGCATGGTGCCTGATCGGCACGGACGGAACCCAGGTCGGGGACGCCACCTGGGAGGATGTCCGCCTGGACCCGCTGGGACGCTGGCTCCAGGATGACGTGATGCTGGTCAAGACGGAGGGAAGCTGGAAAATTGCCGGCAGCGACGGCGCGCCGGTGGAAGGCTTCTCCTGTGAGGATATAGACATCTGCACGGCGGGGGAGGCCATCGCCTTCTGCCAGGATGGCAAGTGGGGCTTCGTCCAGAAGGACGGCACGGTGCTGCTGCCGCCCGCCTATGAGGCGGCGCACAGCTTTTCCGGCGGTGTGGCGGCCGTCTGTACCGGGGGCAGCTGGGACTTCATTGACCCGCAGGGCAATGTGGTCATTGACGGCGATTTTGCGGGAGCGGGGTATTTCTCGCCCGATTCCGGCACCTGCCCGGTGATGGAGCACGCGGATGCGCCGGAGTGGTATCTGATCGCCTGGAATGTGACCCATTGA
- a CDS encoding TadE family protein, translated as MGRLRTCLLRRERGMEIVEGMIVMTLMVFVLTMFLSFGFLLYQQLVVSSVANDTASRLAQSYAYPDSDPVMGFITRTMKCSVSPFRYLTGHLSDKNAEKGEKYARWSLEQISFANEVSPPDIEVRTLSDSFAQRHVEVEISATYEIPFGGALVYFGLPETVTYHAVGYGSCVDLSNYIHSVDTLNNLFTLVDSKAVGAIDSIFSAIHKMAGLFGS; from the coding sequence ATGGGACGGCTCAGGACGTGCCTGCTCCGGCGGGAGCGGGGCATGGAGATCGTGGAAGGCATGATCGTGATGACCCTCATGGTTTTTGTGCTCACGATGTTCCTGTCGTTCGGCTTTTTGCTGTACCAGCAGCTGGTTGTGTCCAGTGTGGCCAACGACACGGCCTCCCGCCTGGCCCAGAGCTACGCCTACCCCGATTCCGACCCGGTGATGGGATTCATCACCCGGACGATGAAATGTTCGGTCAGCCCCTTTCGCTACCTTACCGGCCATTTGTCGGACAAGAATGCCGAAAAGGGAGAAAAGTATGCCAGGTGGAGCCTGGAACAGATCAGCTTCGCCAACGAGGTCTCGCCCCCCGACATTGAAGTGCGTACGCTGAGCGACTCCTTTGCCCAGCGCCATGTGGAGGTGGAAATTTCGGCCACCTATGAGATTCCCTTCGGCGGTGCGCTGGTCTATTTCGGACTGCCGGAGACGGTGACCTACCATGCGGTGGGGTATGGTTCCTGCGTGGACCTGAGCAATTACATCCACTCGGTGGATACGCTGAACAATCTGTTCACCCTGGTGGACAGCAAAGCCGTGGGCGCAATCGACAGCATCTTCTCTGCGATTCATAAAATGGCCGGTCTGTTCGGGTCCTGA
- a CDS encoding DUF6382 domain-containing protein yields the protein MMYDFTTETQGNVTYLVLRLQPDDAMDPTAWGMMNNNRIQGILPVARRWEKQSFALYYTISSLTPLLHCAGLFGDERRVTRLLRSFCQMLVESEEYLLERSSMLLDPEHAFVRAATGELSVICLPILDCKTGTDAKQFLNQLIRSAVQELPQDSPLVNLLLRENFREDFVPAELLQRLDGLQPQPVPQPSRPPQAAMPENPPRPPRQESRPPVAPAAVRVPPAPKQPEKRTEEAAEKHGLFGFGAKKDNGKKKKTKKKEVRLTEEENFDNPFATNGKIPPRGPVTPPPEPEEEPQDAERRQEVALGVLFGFGENKAQGKKGENPREDGEDNPFAQKANAAPGEKAARQPAPQPPQSGGMYQAPAGSGYTVNLQSPAGASPQATVAMDLRSAPEGAHQPSGFPVVWLEEKKSGNRVQITHDNFHVGRKLDTDDIVDYAVLTATPYMGSDHCYFVCHGGRMFVVDNNSFNGTWVNGQRITPGREVPIEQGTVIRMADVTFVVR from the coding sequence ATGATGTACGATTTTACCACAGAAACCCAGGGGAATGTGACCTATCTGGTATTGCGCCTGCAGCCCGACGACGCCATGGATCCCACAGCATGGGGAATGATGAACAATAACAGGATCCAGGGCATCCTGCCGGTGGCCAGGCGCTGGGAAAAACAGAGCTTTGCCCTGTATTATACCATCTCGTCGCTGACGCCGCTGCTTCATTGCGCGGGCCTGTTCGGGGATGAACGGCGGGTGACCCGGCTGCTGCGCAGTTTCTGCCAGATGCTGGTGGAAAGCGAGGAATACCTGCTGGAGCGGAGCAGCATGCTGCTGGACCCGGAGCACGCGTTTGTCCGGGCCGCCACCGGGGAGCTCTCGGTGATCTGCCTGCCGATTCTGGATTGCAAGACCGGTACGGACGCCAAGCAGTTCCTCAACCAGCTGATCCGCAGCGCGGTGCAGGAACTGCCCCAGGACAGTCCGCTGGTCAACCTGCTACTGCGGGAAAATTTCCGGGAGGATTTTGTCCCGGCAGAACTTCTCCAGCGCCTGGACGGTCTGCAACCGCAGCCGGTCCCCCAGCCTTCCCGGCCGCCCCAGGCGGCCATGCCGGAAAATCCGCCCCGGCCGCCCCGGCAGGAGAGCCGCCCGCCGGTGGCGCCTGCCGCCGTGCGGGTGCCGCCGGCCCCCAAGCAGCCGGAAAAACGGACGGAGGAAGCGGCGGAAAAGCACGGACTGTTTGGCTTTGGCGCCAAGAAGGACAACGGCAAGAAGAAAAAAACCAAAAAGAAGGAAGTCCGGCTGACGGAGGAGGAAAACTTCGACAACCCCTTCGCCACAAACGGCAAAATCCCGCCCCGCGGTCCGGTGACCCCGCCGCCGGAGCCGGAGGAGGAACCGCAGGACGCCGAGCGCCGCCAGGAAGTGGCCCTGGGCGTGCTCTTCGGGTTCGGGGAAAACAAGGCGCAGGGCAAGAAAGGGGAGAATCCCCGGGAAGACGGGGAGGACAATCCGTTCGCGCAGAAAGCAAACGCGGCCCCGGGGGAAAAGGCCGCCCGGCAACCTGCCCCGCAGCCGCCCCAGAGCGGCGGCATGTACCAGGCACCGGCCGGAAGCGGGTATACGGTCAATTTGCAGTCGCCCGCCGGTGCATCCCCCCAGGCCACGGTGGCGATGGACCTGCGCTCCGCCCCGGAGGGAGCGCACCAGCCGTCCGGCTTCCCGGTGGTGTGGCTCGAGGAAAAAAAGAGCGGCAACCGGGTTCAAATCACCCACGACAACTTCCATGTGGGCCGCAAACTGGATACCGATGACATTGTGGATTACGCGGTGCTTACCGCCACACCCTACATGGGGTCCGACCACTGTTACTTTGTGTGCCACGGTGGCCGGATGTTTGTGGTGGACAACAACTCTTTCAACGGCACCTGGGTCAACGGGCAGCGGATCACACCCGGCAGGGAGGTCCCCATTGAGCAGGGAACCGTCATCCGCATGGCCGACGTGACCTTCGTTGTGCGATAG
- a CDS encoding PP2C family serine/threonine-protein phosphatase: MAIQLIHFSDCGPVRTANQDAYCAFSANTAAGTYSLLAVCDGMGGLSQGEVASATVVQDFADWFVQQLPVGLRESGLAPEAVFASWNQTLQGCHQRLKRAAEARQIRWGTTLSMILLTPDSYYVLHIGDSRIYLENGTELQMLTKDQTLAMRELEAGRLCAEQYAQDPRKNVLLQCIGDRSVTPAFRIGARPARGAVLLCSDGFYHTAAQEELHRILVQAGDRAALQQQVFRLADRARRWGETDNMTAVILRWDEAPSCRQSTLSLSVPEAAHEMDCVAKVVSIHAKPLQAGR; encoded by the coding sequence ATGGCTATACAACTGATCCACTTTTCTGACTGCGGCCCGGTACGCACCGCCAATCAGGATGCCTACTGCGCTTTCTCGGCCAACACGGCGGCGGGGACCTATTCCCTGCTGGCTGTCTGTGACGGCATGGGAGGGCTGAGCCAGGGGGAAGTGGCCAGCGCCACGGTGGTGCAGGACTTCGCAGACTGGTTTGTACAGCAGCTGCCGGTCGGGCTGCGGGAGAGCGGCCTGGCGCCGGAAGCGGTGTTTGCCTCCTGGAACCAGACGCTGCAGGGGTGCCACCAGCGCCTGAAGCGCGCCGCCGAGGCCCGGCAAATCCGCTGGGGCACGACGCTGTCGATGATTCTGCTCACGCCGGACAGCTATTATGTGCTGCATATCGGCGATTCCCGGATCTACCTGGAAAACGGCACCGAACTGCAGATGCTGACCAAAGACCAGACACTGGCCATGCGGGAACTGGAGGCGGGGCGCCTGTGCGCCGAACAGTATGCGCAGGACCCCAGAAAAAATGTGCTGCTCCAGTGTATCGGCGACCGGTCCGTCACGCCGGCTTTCCGCATAGGCGCGCGGCCCGCCCGCGGCGCCGTGCTGCTGTGCAGCGACGGTTTTTACCATACCGCTGCCCAGGAGGAACTGCACCGGATCCTGGTCCAGGCCGGGGACCGCGCCGCGCTGCAGCAGCAGGTCTTCCGGCTGGCAGACAGGGCCCGCCGGTGGGGAGAGACGGACAATATGACCGCCGTCATTCTGCGCTGGGACGAGGCGCCTTCCTGCAGGCAAAGCACGCTGTCCTTGTCCGTGCCGGAGGCCGCCCATGAAATGGACTGTGTGGCGAAGGTTGTGTCCATCCATGCAAAGCCGCTTCAGGCGGGAAGATGA